GCAGTGGCAAGAGAGGACTATGAACGCGCCGCCGAACTCCGCGATCAAATCAACCAATTGCGCACGCCGACCAATTAACATACATGCTCTTTGACGACTTACTCAACAACCCCGCCAAATGGATGGTGGAATCACGGGATGAGCACGACATCGTCCTCACCTCCCGCATCCGCCTGGCGCGCAATCTGACCGCCACGCCCTTTCCCGGCTGGGCCACTCGCCAGCAGAGGGAGGAAACGCTGAAGCTCACTTCCGGAGAAGCGCGCCAAATCCCCGTCATGAAAGGAGGCTATTATGCGGAGCTTTCCGGGCTTACCCAGCAGCAGAAACAGTTGCTGGTGGAACGCCACCTCATTTCCCGGGAACTGGCGGCCCGTTCGGAAGGCTGCGCCGTCCTCATCTCCCGCAGCCAGAATGCCAGCATCCTCTTTAATGAGGAGGACCATCTGCGCCTGCAGTATATCCTGCCCGGCATCCAGCTTAAAAAAGCATGGGGGGCCATTTCCAAAATAGACTCCGAACTGGAAGCCAGGCTCCCGTACGCCTACAATACGCGGCTGGGCTATCTCACCGCCTGCCCCACCAATCTGGGCACGGGCATGAGGGCCTCCGTGATGATGCATCTGCCGGGCCTCGTCATCTCCGAACAGATGCAGCAGGTCGTTCAGGCGGCCGTGCAGCTCAACATCACCGTCCGCGGCCTTTACGGGGAAGGGACGGAAGCCACCGGCAACCTTTTCCAGATATCCAACCAGTCCACGCTGGGAGACAGTGAAGACCGGATTGTGGAACGCATGACCCGCTTCACTTCAGACCTGGCCCACCAGGAATGGAACGCGCGCAGGCGGCTGCTCCAGTCATCCTCCCTGCAGGTGAAAGACCGCGTTTCCCGCGCTTACGGACTCCTGACCAACGCCACTCTGCTTTCCACGCAGGAGGCGCTGGCGCTGCTCTCCTTCCTCCGGATGGGAGCGTCTCTGGACATCTTTTCCCGCCAGGCATTAAAAAACGTCAACAAAACCATCATGAACATCCAGCCGGCCCATCTGGCGCGCCTGTCCACCACGGACCAGACCACCTCGGAACACAGGGACCAGATCCGCGCTGATATGATCCGGAAGGAACTTTCCGGCAATTAATGCAACCATACCAATTTTTTAATCATCCATGAATAATTTTACGCCTAGGGCGCAACAAGTGCTGGCGCATGCGCGCCGGGAAGCGGACCGCTTCAATCATCATTACATAGGAACCGAACACCTTCTGCTCGGCCTGCTCAAACTGGGCAAGGGCGTGGCCGTCACCATCCTGGAAAATCTGGGCGTGGAACTTTCCGCCGTGCGCAAACAGGTGGAGGAACAAATAGGCCGGGGCACGGAACCCCAGGCGGAAGGCAACATTCCGTACACCCCCAGGGTGCGCAAAGTCCTGGCAATGGCAAACAGGGAAGCCCAGGAACTCAACCACACGTATGTGGGCACGGAACACCTGCTCCTGGGCCTCATCCGTGACGGAGACGGCGTGGCCGGACAGATTCTGCGCCACTTCGGCGTGGATTTGGAACAGGCGCGGCGCGAACTGCTGGACGTGCTGACCCCCAAATACCAGATGGACGCGGATGAAGACAACATCATCCCGGACGACGATGACGACGAAGAGGAAAATGAATCCCCCGCCATCCCGACGGACGAGCCTTCCTCCCCCTCCTATTCCAGGCAGCAGAAATCCAAGACTCCCGCGCTTCAGGCTTTCGGCCGGGACATGACCCAGCTGGCCCGGGACGGCAAGCTGGACCCCGTCATTGGCCGCGCCTCCGAAATTGAGCGCGTCATCCAGATCCTGTGCCGCAGGAATAAAAACAACCCCGTCCTGCTCGGTGAAGCCGGGGTAGGCAAGACCGCCATCGTGGAAGGGCTGGCCCAGGAAATAGCCCAGGGCCACGTTCCGGAGCTCCTGCGCAACAAGAGGGTCATCTCCCTGGATCTGGCGCTGATGGTGGCCGGCACCAAATACCGCGGCCAGTTTGAAGAACGGCTCAAGGCCGTGATGGATGAAATACGCCGGGAAGGCAACGTCATCCTTTTCATTGACGAACTGCACACCATCGTGGGCGCTGGCTCCGCGGAAGGCTCCATGGACGCCTCCAACATCATCAAGCCCGCCCTCTCCCGGGGTGAGCTCCAGGCCATAGGCGCCACCACGCTCAACGAATACAGGAAACACATTGAGAAGGACGCCGCCCTGGAACGCCGCTTCCAGCAGGTGCAGGTAGGGGAACCCTCCGTGGAGGACACCATCCGGATTCTTGCCGGCATTCAGCCCAAGTATGAAGAACATCACAAGGTGCACTATACGACGGAAGCCATTGAAGCCGCAGCCAGGCTCTCCCACCGCTATCTGACGGGCCGTTTCCTGCCGGACAAGGCCATCGACATCCTGGATGAAGCGGGCGCGCGCAAGCGCGTCTCCCAAATGACCCGCCCGGACCACATCAGCGACATGGAAACCCGCATTGCGGAAATCAAGGAACGCAAGGACAAGGCTGTGGAAACCCAGATTTTTGAGGAAGCAGCCCGCCTCCGCGACGAGGAAAAACAAGCCAGGGCGGAACTTCAGAACATGCTGGAAACCTGGCGCAATTCCTATGAGAACAATTACGTTCCCGTAACGGATGAAGACGTGATGAGCGTGCTCGCCAAATGGACGGGCATCCCTCTGGCCCGGATGGAGGAAAAGGAAACCGCCAAGCTTTTGCGGATGGAAGAAGAGTTGAAAAGCAAAGTCATCGGCCAGGATGAAGCGGCCTCCGCCATCGCCCGCGCCCTGCGGCGCAGCCGCGCGGACATCAAGGATCCGCGCCGCCCGATCGGCTCATTCCTCTTCCTGGGCCCCACCGGCGTGGGCAAAACCTATCTGGCCCGCAACCTGGCGGAAATCATGTTCGGCACCGCGGACGCCCTGATTCAGGTGGACATGAGCGAATACATGGAAAAACACACCACGTCCCGTCTCATCGGTTCTCCTCCCGGCTACGTAGGCCATGACGAAGGCGGCCAGCTCACGGAAGCCGTCCGGCGCAGGCCCTACTCCGTCATCCTCTTTGATGAAGTGGAAAAGGCCCATCCGGACGTCATGAACCTGCTTCTACAGATTCTGGAAGAAGGAAGCGTGACGGACTCCCTGGGACGCAAGATCAACTTCCGCAACACCATCATCATCCTGACCTCCAACGTGGGGGCCGCCTCCGCCAAGCGGCAGAGCGCCATGGGCTTTGGCGCCATGGCCGCCGACAACGCGGACTACGCCGCCATGAAGGGAAAGATTCTGGAAGAAGCGCGCAGGCAATTCCGCCCGGAATTCCTGAACCGCTTTGATGACATTTCCGTCTTCCGCATGCTGGAACGGGATGACCTGGAACGCATCGTGCATCTGGAAGCGGACAAGCTCATCTCCCGTCTCAAGGCCAAGAACATCACGCTGGCCCTGAGTCCGGAAGCCCTGAACCTGATCATCAAGAACGGCTACGACCCGCAGTACGGCGCACGCCCGATGCGCCGCGCCATCGAACGCCTGCTGGAAGACCCGCTGGCGGAATCCCTGCTGAGGGGAGACGTGAAACCCGGCGATAAAATTGAAGCCGTGGAAACGGACGGGACGGAGACACTCACCTTCCTGCACATCCAGGACACCCCCCCGGCAAAGCCCAAAGCGCCGCGCAAGAGAACGCCGCGGAAGCCCAAGGTGGAATAAAAGCTTTCAGGCTTTTCAACCGAGGCCCCTGCATGCTGGCATGCAGGGGCTTTTTCTTTGACGGATTACGCAAATATCCGTTTTTCGCTGAAAGAACCATTTACCAGCCTGTGATATATTATAAATATGACCTTTTACTTCTCAAAAATTCTATTCCTTTTCATGCTAACAAATCTGTTTGTCTTCGCAGAAGATATACAGAAAAACAGAGAGCGGGAAGCAGCGCGTTCAGTAATCATGCGGACCGTTCCGTCCCTGGCCAAAGCCCCGGAAAAACTGCAACTGGAAATTATTGAAAAAGAAGACGGGCACGATGTTTTTGAAACGAAAGCCTCCGGCGGAATACTGAATATCCGGGGAAGCAGCGGCACAGCCCTCTGCCGGGGATTCTATGATTTTCTGAAGACAAACCGTCTGGGAATGGTTTCCTGGGATAATAAAGATATCCGCTGGCCGGCGCAACTGCCGGATGCCGCGCCGCGCCGCATCGTTTCCCCTTTCCGCAACCACTATTACTTCAATGTGGTCACCTATGGCTATACGATGCCTTACTGGACCTGGGAACGCTGGGAAAAAGAAATAGATTGGATGGCTCTGCACGGCATAGATATGCCTCTGGCCCTGGTTGCCACGGAGGGAATCGCCGTCCGGGTATGGAAACAGCTGGGACTGACGGAGAAAGAAATAGAAGAATTTTATACGGGACCGGCACACCTTCCCTGGCAGCGGATGGGGAACATCGTCAATCATGACGGCCCCCTGCCCGCCAGCTGGCACAAGGAACAAATCGCCCTGCAGCACCGCATCCTGCACAGGATGAAATCCCTGGGCATGACCCCCATTTGTCCCGCTTTTTCCGGTTTCGTTCCCCGGGGAATCCTCCGCCTTTATCCGGAAGCGAAGCTTCACCGGCTGGGGTGGGGAGGCTGGCCTCAAAAAAACCACGCCCATTTTCTTTCTCCGGAAGAGCCCCTTTTCCTTAAAATAGGACGCCTGTACATGCAGGAATGGCAGAAGGAATTCGGGAAAAACACCTATTTTCTTGCGGACTCCTTCAATGAAATGGAACTTCCCGAAAACAAAGGAGGCGCCGAAGCCCGCAACAATATGCTCAGCTCCCTCGGGGAACAAATCTACCGCTCCATTTCCTCCACCAACCCGGATGCGGTATGGGTCATGCAGGGATGGATGTTCGGATACCAGCGCAATATCTGGAACGCAGATACTCTGAAGGCTTTGCTCAGCAAGGTTCCGGACGATAAGATGCTCCTTCTGGACCTGGCGGCGGATTACAACAAGACTTTCTGGCGCAACGGCATGAACTGGGACGTCTTCAAGGGTTTTTTCAATAAACCGTGGGTTTACAGCGTGGTTCCCAACATGGGCGGCAAATGCGCCATGACCGGGGTAATGGATTTTTACGCCAACGGCCATCTGGAAGCCTTGAACTCTTCATCCAGGGGGCGCCTCTCCGGAATGGGCATGGCCCCGGAAGGGATAGAAAACAATGACGTTATCTACGAACTGGTTACGGACGCCGCATGGAGGGACCGCCAGGAGGACGTGGAACAATATCTGGAAAATTATTGCCGTGCCCGATACGGAAATTATCCGGACAGCATGAAGGAAGCCTGGAATCTGTTCCGCCGCACAGCCTATTCCAACTTAAAGGACCATCCCCGTTTCAACTGGCAAATGAAACCCGGCACCCGCGGCTGTTCCGTAAACACAAGCGAAGATTTTCTGAAAGGCCTCTCCCTGTTCGTCAACACTCGCGGCCTGGAACAGTCCCCCCTGTTCCGCCAGGATGCCGTTGAGATGACCGCCCATTACCTTGGCATACGCATGAATGAAGCCATCCTGGCCGCTCTGGAAGCCCTGGATGAACAAGACATGGAGAATACGAAAAAATGCATGGAATATTTCCGCAAATACGCCCTTCGGGCGGATTCCCTTCTGGAAGGGCATCCCACCTGGAGACTGTCGCGCTGGTTATCATTTGCCCGGTCTCACGGAACTTCTCCGGAGGAAAAAAACAAGTATGAACAAAACGCCAGAAGGCTGGTGACCAGATGGGGGCCTCCCGTAGACGACTACGCCGCCAAAATATGGAGCGGCCTTATCAGGGATTACTATCTGCCGCGCTGGGAACACTTTATTCAGAGCCGTCTTTCCGAAAAAAATCCGGATATGGGAGCATGGGAGGAAAAATGGGTCCGTTCCACTGGCGTAAGCGCGGCGCACGCTCCCGGAGATCTGGTCAACGCCTGCCGCCAGGCTATCCGGGAGGCGCCGCCCCTGCCTTCTTCCCTGAAAAGAAAAGCAGCCGGGTCAATTATAGGGAACTGGACCTCCGCGACGGTATCCACGGAATGGAGTTATTTGGACTGGCCCGTTTCTTCCGCTGATCTTGAAAAACTCCGGGGGGTGCGCTTCGTCTTCACTTCCGGCAGCCATGCCCTGGAAATAGACGGCGTCGAACTCCTGGAAAACGGCAAAGTAATCGCCCGCGACCGGCACGCCGGATTGGCAGGCAAGCCTTCCCGCGGGAATTTCTACAAACTTTCCCTTCCCAAGGGAATCCATGCCAACAACGGATGCTCCCTCAGAGCCAGGGTCCGCTCCGTGGGCGGAAAATCCTCCAATGGGAAACTGGAACTGATTAAAGAATGAACGGCTTAAATTCCAGTTGCTTTCCGGAAAGAGCCATATGAATCCGTTCCTGTGCCGTTTCCTGACTGAGTCAGGAAACGGCATGCCCGGCGCCCCGCGGAATCCCCGCACGGAACAATCGGGATGAAAGCTACATTTCAGACCGGTACAGGTTTTCCACATGGGAATATCCCATCTTCCTGAGCACTTCCAGCGCCTTGTCCGCCCTCTTGCCCGTACGGCAATACAGCAAAATCACGGCATTCTTATCCGGAAGAAGCTGCGCGGCCCGTTGTTCCACCTCATCTGCCGGAATATTCAAGGCCCCCTCCTTATGTCCCGTGCGGTACTCCTCCGGAGTTCGGACATCCACCAGCACAATAGGGCGCGCCATGCCGCTTTCCGGAGACACCACCATGGCGGCGGGAGCAGGGGCGCGTTCCGTATTCCTGCTTTTCAGCCAGACGAAGAGGGCAGTCAGCCCGGTCACCATGACCACGTACAAAACCACATTTTTCACGCGGCCACTTCACTAAACCGCGGCGAAGTAATCAAGAGAAAATAACGCCCAGCCCCCGCACGCAGGCGTCATCTGCCGTCCGGTCCGCTCCGGCGGCCCCGTTCCACGGGAAAATAACGCTCCGTCCGCAGAAGCGGGAAGGGAAAGAACTTTCCCTTCCCCTCCATATTCGGAAAGGCCGGAGAATTGTCTCCCTACCCCTCATCATCAATCACCACAGCCTGGGAGGCGAAACCAAAAGCGGGGCTTCCCCATTCCACGACATCCCCGGGTTTCAAATATACCGGAGGCTTCATCCCCATCCCCACGCCTCCCGGAGTGCCGGTGGAAACCACATCTCCGGGCCATAAGGTCATGAACCGGGAAACATAGGCAATCAGGCGCGGAACAGGCCAGATCAAGCCGTCCGTATTGCCGTTCTGGCGCACTTCCCCGTTCACCTTCAATTCCAGGGGAATGCCGGCACCGTCCCCAAGTTCATCAGCGGAAATGAACGTGGGGCCCATTGGGGCAAAGCTGTCATAACTCTTTCCCTTGGTCCACTGTCCGCCATGTTCCAGCTGGTTGGCCCTTTCCGAATAGTCGCACATCAGCGTATAGCCGCTGATAGCCCGCGCGGCCTCCTCCGGGGAAGCGTTTTTCAACATCTCCTTAATCACTACGGCCAATTCAATCTCATAATCCAGCTTGTCGCAGCCGGGCGGATACAAAACGACATCGCTGCAGGAAGTAATGGCGGAAGGCGATTTCAGGAAAACAGCCGGCTCCTGCACGGAATCCCCATCAAACTCCTTCGCATGGTCCGCATAACTCTTTCCCAGGCACACCAGCTTGGAAGGAGAACAGGGCAGCGCGGTATCAATCATCCATTCAGGGTTGACAGCTTTGGCGGCGGCACTATCCAAAAACGCGGCAATACGCTTCATTTCCTCTCCGCAGGACCCCGTTTCCCCGCAAATGCAGGCATCCACCTCGGCAAGCACGGAATCCGCCGCCAGGTATTCTCCGCGGCTTTCGCTCCACAGAGCCATGACGCGCTCCGCCCGGTCATTCAGGTAAAATCTGATCTTCACCCTTCCATCCTACAAAGCTCTTCCTTTTAGGCAAAGGGCGGTTCCGTCATTCTTCGCTCCGGCGGTTCTCTTCCGCCGCCCGGACGCTCTGTGAAAGCATGCAGCGCGTAGGGCTTGCGTTACCGGAGCAAAACATTATCATGCCACCGCTTAACATCATTAACCTATGTCCGATCAAATCTACTTTTTTGACACTACCCTGCGCGATGGAGAACAATGCCCCGGAGCATCCATGAACCTACGCGAAAAGCTGGAAGTGGCGCGGCAAATGGAACGGCTGGGCATGGACGTGATTGAAGCCGGCTTTCCCTGCATCTCCGACGGCGACTTTGAAGCCGTGCACACCATCGCCCGCGAAATCAAAAAATGCCGCATCGCAGGCCTGGCCCGCTGCGTGAAGGCGGATATTGAAGCGGCGGCCAGGGCCCTGGAACCCGCCGGGGAACGCGCCCGCATCCACATCTTCCTGGCAACCAGCAAGCTGCACATGCAGTTCAAATTGAAAAAAGCGGAATCCGAAATCCTGCGCATGGCGGCGGAAGGCGTATCCTATGCCAGGCAATTCGTACAGGACGTGGAATTTTCCCCGGAGGACGCTTCCCGCACAGACCTGGATTTTCTGACCAAAGTCGTGGAAACGGTCATCGACGCAGGCGCCACGACCGTCAACATTCCGGATACCGTAGGCTACACTACTCCGGACGAGTTCTACCGCATTATCCGCCACCTGAAGGAACATGTGCCGAACATCGGCAAAGCCGTCATCTCCGTGCATTGCCACAATGACCTTGGCCTGGCCGTAGCCAACTCCCTGGCAGCCGTCCGCGCCGGAGCCCGCCAGGTGGAAGGAACCATTAACGGCATCGGCGAACGCGCCGGAAATGTGGCTCTGGAAGAAGTCATCATGGCCCTGCGCACCCGCGCCGGGCAATTCGGAGACGTCACGGACAACATCAACACGAAGGAAATCGTCCGCACTTCCCGCATTGTGGCCCGCATGAGCGGCATGCAGGTGCAGCGGTCCAAAGCCATCGTGGGGGAAAACGCTTTCGCCCACTCTTCAGGCATCCACCAGCACGGCATCCTTAACTGCCGGGAAACCTATGAAGTCATGGACCCGCAGGCGGTCGGCTGGGGCGCCACGGAACTCCCGCTCACCAAGCATTCCGGACGCGCCGCCGTCAAATCCAGGCTGGAACAGCTGGGCCATGTCCTCACGGAAGAGGAAGTCAACACCGTCTTTGAACGCTTCAAGAAAGTGGGCGACTCCAAAAAATTCGTTTATGATGATGATCTTTCCGCCATTGTGGACGACTCCCTGCATGCCTCCACCGGCCTATGGGAACTGGACTTCCTGCAATTCGTGGCGGGCAGCCACGCGCGGCCTACGGCTACGGTGGGACTGCTCAAGGAAGGCAAGAAATTTGAAGACAGCTCTACAGGCAACGGCGCCGTGGATGCCGTCATCAAGGCTATTGAACGCATCACTAAGCGCAAAGGCACGCTGAAAGGCTACAGCGTCAACGCCGCTTCCGAAGGAAAGGACGCGCTGGGAGAAGTCACGGTTCATGTGGACTTCGGCCAGCCCAAGCCCATTGTGGGCAAGGGAGCCTCCACAGACGTCATTGAGGCCTCCGCCCGCGCCTACCTGAACGCGGTCAACCGCTCCATCCGCATGGAAAACATGCCCCGGCCCAACAACCTGGATTCAGGAACCATCTAACACGGAAAGCGCCCCGTTCGCCCGAACGGGGCGCGACTCTGCCCGGCAGCCTATCATCCTCTACAGGGCTTGCATTTCCATTGCTCCCATGTCATAAGGATCAAGACTCCTATACCGCACCACCCCATGAAAGCGACACCACTCCTTCTCTGCCTGGCGTGCAGCGCGCTGGCCGCACCGCCAACAAAAAAACAGCCGGACCCCGCCGAACCGCTGCCCGCCCTGGAAAAAAACACCATTGCCATTGACGGCCATCCGGAAAGCGTGGCGGCGGATGCCGAGGGCAATATCTATTTCACCTGCATCGGCTCCAGGCTCACGCCTACGGAAAAAGACAAGGACGGCTATCTGGGCGTCATTCCGCACGGTTCCACAGAGCCGAAAAAAATCACGGACGTAGATACCCTGGACGCGCCGAAGGGGTTACTGTATCAGGACGGCTTTCTTTACTGCACGGATGTGGACATGGTCTTCAAGATAAACGCCAAGACCGGCGCTATTGAAGGATACGTGGACTTGTCCCCGTCCCGCATGAAATTCCTCAATGACCTGGCATTCATCAATGGCAGGCTCATGGTTTCCTCCACGGATACCAACCAGATTTTCTATGTGGACACGAATACCAGCTCCTATGGGGAACTGGTCACCAAACAGCCCATCTACAAGCCGAACGGCCTGGCCTGGGACCCGGAAAGAAAGGTCATTTACCTCTGCGAATACGCAACGGATGAAAAGGGCAAACCCAGCGGACGCCTGCTCTCCATCAACCCCGTTTCCCGGGAGGTCACGGAACTTTCCAAGGAACGGGGACAGTACGATGGGCTGGTGTACCGTGACAACGCCCTTTACTACAGCGACTGGTCCAAGGATAAAAAACCGGAAGCTGTCCGCAGGCTGGATCTGAAAACGGGACGTTCCGCCCCGGTAGCCACCGGCCCTGTTGAAGGAGCGGCGGACTTTATCCTGTATGACTCCATGATGGTGGTTCCGGGCATGACGGAAAAGAAAATCCACATCATGCCCATTGGCGGGAAAAAATAAACACGGCTGTTCCGCTTTTATTCCCCTTATCCGGGCCGCCGCGGCATTTCCTGCGCTGGCGGCCTTTTTCAATTTACGGCTTGAAGTACACCTGGGGATGCGCTTAGTTAATGGAAATATGAACAAGATTTCCGACCAAATCATGGAGGGGATGAAAACCGCCATGAAAGCAAAAGACACCGTTACCCTCAATACCCTGCGCGCCCTCAAGACGGCCCTCACGAACACGGCCATCGCCAAGGGAGGCCTGGGAACCCCGCTGGAAGAAGCGGAAGAACTGGCCGTAGTCCGCAAGCAAATCAAGCAGCGTGAGGACTCTGCGGAGCAATTCCGCTCCGCCGGACGCCCGGAACTGGCGGAAAAGGAAGAAGCTGAAATCGCCGTGCTCAAACAGTTCATGCCCGCGGAACTCACAGCAGAAGAAACGGCAGCCATTCTGGAAACCGTGATGAAGGAAACGGGAGCCTCTACCAAAAAAGACATGGGGCAGGTCATGAAACTCATGCAGGAACGCACGGCCGGCAGAGTCAACGGCAAGGAGCTGGCCCGCATGGTGTCAGCCAGACTGTCATGAAATGCTGCGCCGCCATCATCGTTGCGGCCGGGTCCTCCCGGCGCGCCGGATTTGACAAGCTGCTGGCCCCCCTGCACGGAGTCAAGGTGCTGGAACGCAGCATCCGCGCCTTTGCCAGCTGCCGGGAAATCACGGAAATCGTAGTCGTCTGCCCGGAAGAACGTTTTCATGCCATTAACGGCGCGGACCTGGAAACGGAAATACCCGTTACCCGTGTGGACGGAGGGGCGGAACGGCATGAATCCGTGCAGAACGGACTGGCAGCCCTGCTTTATACCCCGGAATTCGTGGCCGTGCACGATGGAGCCCGCCCGCTCATTACGGCGGAGCAAATCTCCCGCTGCATTCAAACCACCAGGGAATATGGGGCGGCAGCTTCCGCACATCCCGTAACGGATACCCTGAAGCGTGCGGACAAAGAACGCTTTACGATTCCGGAACAGGTGGAACGGGACGGCCTGTGGTGCATGGAAACCCCGCAGGTCTTCCAATATCCTCTTCTGCTGGATGCCTATGTGGAAGTCACAGAACGGAATATCCAGGTAACGGATGAAGTCACCGCCCTGCAGCTCATCGGCCATCCTACGCGCCTGGTGCATAATCATGAGCCCAATCCCAAAATCACATGGCCGGAAGACATTTCCCGCGCTGAAATGCTAATGGACCTCAAGCACCTCCGCAATGACTCATGACCAGCTTTCTGTGTAAAAACCCCCGCGTCATTCTCATTCTGGGCACAGGGTATCTGGGAAAAGCCCTGGCGGAAAGTCTGCGGAAAGCGGGACATACGGCCCTGACGGCGGATATTGACCCGCAAAAAGCTATTTACGAAGCCGATGTCGCAGACCGGGCCTCCATGCAGGGGCTGGCCGCCCGCATCCCCTCCCCCCAGATCATCGTCATGTGCGCCAGCACGAGAGGAGGCGGAGAGGAAGCCTACCGCAACCTTTACGCCAATGGAACGCGGAACACGCTGGAAGCCTTTCCCGGAACGCCGCTCATCTTCTGTTCCAGCACCGCCGTCTATGGAATCACGGACGGACGCTGGATTACGGAGGAACACAACGTCTATCCCTCCTCCGTGAAAAACGGTCTGTTGATTCGGGCGGAACAGGCGGTTCTGGCGGCGGGGGGCACGGTCGTCCGGCTGGGAGCCCTGTACGGGCCGGACCGCTGCGTTCTCGTCTCCCAATACTTCACGAAGGGCACGGCCCTCCCCGGAGCCATGGACAGATGGCTCAATTACATCCACCGGGACGATGCCGCAGCCGCCCTGCACCTGCTCTGCACCCTGCGGGAACCTCCCGCCGGCATTTACAACCTGACGGACCGCACCCCCATGCAAATGGGAGAAATCTACTCCTACCTTTCCAATTTGCTGGGGAAACCCGCTCCGCAGCCTGAACCGCTCCCGGCGGAAGCGCGCCGGGGCTTCTCCAACCAGAGGATTTCCTGCTCCCGCCTTCTGGCCCTGGGCTGGGAACCGCTCTACCC
This region of Akkermansia muciniphila genomic DNA includes:
- a CDS encoding SMP-30/gluconolactonase/LRE family protein; amino-acid sequence: MKATPLLLCLACSALAAPPTKKQPDPAEPLPALEKNTIAIDGHPESVAADAEGNIYFTCIGSRLTPTEKDKDGYLGVIPHGSTEPKKITDVDTLDAPKGLLYQDGFLYCTDVDMVFKINAKTGAIEGYVDLSPSRMKFLNDLAFINGRLMVSSTDTNQIFYVDTNTSSYGELVTKQPIYKPNGLAWDPERKVIYLCEYATDEKGKPSGRLLSINPVSREVTELSKERGQYDGLVYRDNALYYSDWSKDKKPEAVRRLDLKTGRSAPVATGPVEGAADFILYDSMMVVPGMTEKKIHIMPIGGKK
- a CDS encoding 2-isopropylmalate synthase encodes the protein MSDQIYFFDTTLRDGEQCPGASMNLREKLEVARQMERLGMDVIEAGFPCISDGDFEAVHTIAREIKKCRIAGLARCVKADIEAAARALEPAGERARIHIFLATSKLHMQFKLKKAESEILRMAAEGVSYARQFVQDVEFSPEDASRTDLDFLTKVVETVIDAGATTVNIPDTVGYTTPDEFYRIIRHLKEHVPNIGKAVISVHCHNDLGLAVANSLAAVRAGARQVEGTINGIGERAGNVALEEVIMALRTRAGQFGDVTDNINTKEIVRTSRIVARMSGMQVQRSKAIVGENAFAHSSGIHQHGILNCRETYEVMDPQAVGWGATELPLTKHSGRAAVKSRLEQLGHVLTEEEVNTVFERFKKVGDSKKFVYDDDLSAIVDDSLHASTGLWELDFLQFVAGSHARPTATVGLLKEGKKFEDSSTGNGAVDAVIKAIERITKRKGTLKGYSVNAASEGKDALGEVTVHVDFGQPKPIVGKGASTDVIEASARAYLNAVNRSIRMENMPRPNNLDSGTI
- the ispD gene encoding 2-C-methyl-D-erythritol 4-phosphate cytidylyltransferase, producing the protein MKCCAAIIVAAGSSRRAGFDKLLAPLHGVKVLERSIRAFASCREITEIVVVCPEERFHAINGADLETEIPVTRVDGGAERHESVQNGLAALLYTPEFVAVHDGARPLITAEQISRCIQTTREYGAAASAHPVTDTLKRADKERFTIPEQVERDGLWCMETPQVFQYPLLLDAYVEVTERNIQVTDEVTALQLIGHPTRLVHNHEPNPKITWPEDISRAEMLMDLKHLRNDS
- a CDS encoding NAD-dependent epimerase/dehydratase family protein; this encodes MTSFLCKNPRVILILGTGYLGKALAESLRKAGHTALTADIDPQKAIYEADVADRASMQGLAARIPSPQIIVMCASTRGGGEEAYRNLYANGTRNTLEAFPGTPLIFCSSTAVYGITDGRWITEEHNVYPSSVKNGLLIRAEQAVLAAGGTVVRLGALYGPDRCVLVSQYFTKGTALPGAMDRWLNYIHRDDAAAALHLLCTLREPPAGIYNLTDRTPMQMGEIYSYLSNLLGKPAPQPEPLPAEARRGFSNQRISCSRLLALGWEPLYPSFADGVHNVLEALEE
- a CDS encoding GatB/YqeY domain-containing protein; translated protein: MNKISDQIMEGMKTAMKAKDTVTLNTLRALKTALTNTAIAKGGLGTPLEEAEELAVVRKQIKQREDSAEQFRSAGRPELAEKEEAEIAVLKQFMPAELTAEETAAILETVMKETGASTKKDMGQVMKLMQERTAGRVNGKELARMVSARLS